From Nicotiana tabacum cultivar K326 chromosome 20, ASM71507v2, whole genome shotgun sequence, one genomic window encodes:
- the LOC107792147 gene encoding uncharacterized protein LOC107792147, whose amino-acid sequence MPKDRRMNSFSFNRANASPYACSSKNSDLESQKSLPPVGNEREWEEARCPLCMEHPHNAVLLLCSSQDKGCRPYMCDTSYRHSNCFDQFCKSSAVGAQQEGDNLSGTAFRRGSWGQALSGAPRSHVQQQPELVCPLCRGHVKGWIIVEAARNFMNSKTRSCSLETCNFAGNYAELRKHARTQHPSERPSEADPSRRSDWTRLELQRDFEDAFTAYQAPFGDDFPGYDFLTELPLDDGQFDLLDGYLEAEEVLNEDINMLLDFEFELSFSFLNEFSLVPSAWDWDESPSYAGGSAYQSASSSRSQNRGSRRSASRSNNHEARPTATRSTNLSWRRRPSSFRERRRNR is encoded by the coding sequence ATGCCGAAAGATAGAAGGATGAATTCCTTTTCCTTCAACCGGGCAAACGCATCTCCTTATGCTTGCAGCTCAAAGAATTCTGACCTCGAGTCCCAGAAATCTTTGCCACCAGTTGGGAATGAAAGAGAATGGGAAGAAGCTAGGTGTCCACTATGTATGGAGCATCCACACAATGCTGTCCTTTTACTTTGTTCTTCACAAGACAAGGGTTGTCGGCCTTATATGTGCGACACAAGTTATCGACATTCTAATTGTTTTGATCAATTTTGTAAGTCATCTGCTGTAGGAGCTCAACAAGAGGGAGATAATTTATCAGGAACTGCATTCCGCAGAGGAAGTTGGGGGCAAGCATTATCAGGAGCACCTAGGTCTCATGTGCAGCAGCAGCCTGAGCTTGTTTGCCCTCTTTGCCGGGGACATGTCAAAGGATGGATTATTGTAGAGGCTGCTCGTAATTTCATGAACTCCAAAACAAGGAGTTGTTCCTTGGAGACATGCAATTTCGCTGGTAATTATGCTGAACTAAGAAAGCATGCAAGGACTCAACATCCCTCTGAGAGGCCATCTGAAGCTGACCCTAGCCGACGGTCTGACTGGACAAGGTTGGAGCTACAAAGGGACTTTGAAGATGCTTTTACTGCATATCAGGCACCATTTGGTGATGACTTTCCAGGATATGACTTTCTAACTGAGCTGCCTCTCGACGATGGTCAATTTGACCTGTTAGATGGTTACTTAGAGGCTGAGGAGGTACTAAATGAAGACATCAATATGTTATTGGATTTTGAATTTGAGCTCTCGTTCTCTTTCCTGAATGAGTTCTCTTTGGTGCCTTCGGCATGGGATTGGGATGAGTCTCCTAGTTATGCTGGTGGGAGCGCCTATCAATCAGCGAGTAGTTCTAGGTCTCAAAACAGGGGATCTAGAAGATCAGCATCAAGGTCCAATAACCACGAGGCAAGGCCAACAGCTACAAGAAGCACAAATCTGTCATGGAGGCGCAGACCTAGCTCATTTAGGGAACGGAGACGGAACAGATGA